GGAGATAACCTGCCGGCATAAACACCAGGATGGCCGGGGCCAGGCCTGCAGACCACCACTTCCGCACTTCGATACGCTTCTGGTAGAAGAACGCGCCGAACAGGTAGAAGACCAGGTAGTAGCCGAACACGTGGAGGATGGGGATCAATTCCGCCGATCCGTCCGCGCCGATCATGCCCTCCCGCATCAGGAATTGTGGAATGATGCTGGCCGGTACGAGCAGCCACCAGGCCGGATGGCGGAACCGCAGGCCGAGTCTCGCGCAGGCGATGAAGACCGCCGCCATGAGGACCAGGTACCAAAGGAACCAGAGGTGGGCAAGGCTGGACAGCCACGAAAACATCCATGTCAGGGGCGTCATGGGGATAAAGAACGCGTTCGTCACCGGGATGATCGTCAACGTTCCCGCCAGCAGGGGGAGACCGATGCGGTAAAGACGATGACGCGCCAGGCCAACCAGGCCACGGGACTGCCAGAGCATGACGGTGAAGAAGCCGCTGATCAAGTAGAAGACCGGCATGCGAAAACCGTGAATGACGCCGAAGACAAATGCGTACGGGTTGTTTTCCAAATCGTGGGAACCGGCCCAACTGTCCTGGACGGGCCAGGTGTCTACGGGCATGAGGAAGAGACAGGCATGCAGCACAATACCGAGCAACATGGCGAATGCGCGCAGTGCGTCCAGGTCGTGGTACCTGGTCGGCGCGGGCGAACTAAGGCCGTTCAGCTGTTTCTTCACTAGTTGCACCAATTGTGGTTGTCCGGCCTTAACGGACCCTGACGGGTCTGCCTCACCAGTCTTAACGGGTGCGGATTGGGCGCGACGCCGCGCCTTGAAGGAGGGTATTAAGCATTTCGGAGGCCTTCTTCTTCACCCTGAGCACCGAGCGGTGCTTGACCTGCTCGTACCCGCGGATCTCGTCGGGCAGTTGCAGCAGTTCCGATACCTCGGGGTAGTTTTCCGGGGTGAGTACGGCGAGGGCCTGGTCCTGCAGGGATTCGTACCAGGTTACGAGCTCCCGTTCCTCCCGCCGGGCCGCGGTGTAACCGAAGGGGTCGAAGGACGTTCCCCTAAGGAATCTGCATCGGACCATGACTCGCAGTATGGGCTTGAACCAGGGTCCCAGCCGCAGCTTGCGGCCGAGTCCCCAAGCCCGCAGCAGCGGCGGGTGAAGATGGTAGGATACCCGGACCGGTCCATCGAACCGTTCCGCGACGCCGGGTTCGGACGGGTCGGTCAGCAGCCGGGCCACCTCGTACTCGTCCTTGTAGGCCATGAGCTTGTGCAGCATGGAAGC
This sequence is a window from Gemmatimonadota bacterium. Protein-coding genes within it:
- a CDS encoding acyltransferase family protein gives rise to the protein MKKQLNGLSSPAPTRYHDLDALRAFAMLLGIVLHACLFLMPVDTWPVQDSWAGSHDLENNPYAFVFGVIHGFRMPVFYLISGFFTVMLWQSRGLVGLARHRLYRIGLPLLAGTLTIIPVTNAFFIPMTPLTWMFSWLSSLAHLWFLWYLVLMAAVFIACARLGLRFRHPAWWLLVPASIIPQFLMREGMIGADGSAELIPILHVFGYYLVFYLFGAFFYQKRIEVRKWWSAGLAPAILVFMPAGYLLLDPESLGLAPSNAVKGTAAAIGAAYTWLACFGLLGLFRWIASKQRYWVRYVSDASYWLYLGHLPLVLGGQELAVSWSVSVHLKFALICLAVTGILLATYQIGVRYTFVGRVLNGPRVRHGPEGSRYVRNASS